Proteins encoded in a region of the Paenibacillus wynnii genome:
- a CDS encoding GH36-type glycosyl hydrolase domain-containing protein produces the protein MKDKSKRGWEFTGDKGDFRLQKADRSSYLYFPLVNEGGMMSSVSPKLHGQTTSGHNTFLTPPISVEDLHNSRASRNFWIHVEGKGTWSAAGNSARQNADFYTEDAEEVELEAGFLWHRVSRSSKELNLSSQITSFVPCGNDKVELMKVVLTNNGETQQTLTPTAAIPLYARSADDLRDHRHVTSLLHRIFTSDYGIEVQPALSFDERGHRVNHTSYGVFGVEGDGNTPEGFFPVQEEFIGEGGSLDWPEAVVVNRAPDIIAGTGVHREGYEALGGIRFTTVTLMPGESVSYVVIMAIEDQRMDLEALIGKYGSSSSFDRLLEENKAFWSEKVNTVQFKTGDADADQWMKWVTLQPVLRRLYGNSFLPYHDYGRGGRGWRDLWQDCLALLIMEPAEVRNLLFDNYAGVRIDGSNATIIGQHPGEFIADRNNIPRVWMDHGAWPFMTTMLYLNHSGDMEFLNQEQGYFRDTFMSRCRERDHSLDLKEGSVLRTASGDIYKGTILEHILLQNLVPFFNVGEHNNIKLEGADWNDGLDMGADRGESVTFTSFYGSNLMDISLLLRDLKERTGQKIIEVAEEITILLDTMSEKVDYESISGKIALLNRFYASAPNKVSGVKASLDIDQVADDLAQKAEWIFNHLRQNEWVESEEGGGWFNGYYNNDGERVEGEFAEGVRMTLTGQVFPLMGHAASEDQVPQIIAAVERNLLDEKIGYRLNSQFGGIQQNLGRAFGFAFGHKENGAMFSHMTIMYGNALYKRGYVNEGRKVLESLYQLSTDFEVSHMYPGIPEYINESGRGMYTYLTGSASWLLLTMVTEVFGIKGKLGDLLLEPKLVGPQFDAEGKASIKTMFADRELEVLYKNTEGSAYGEYQISSVLINGAQVTLQRVSEGVLIARAELTSLQAGQCHLIEVELVKGK, from the coding sequence GTGAAAGATAAGAGTAAGCGAGGTTGGGAATTTACAGGTGATAAAGGGGATTTCAGACTTCAGAAAGCTGACCGCAGCAGCTACTTGTACTTCCCGCTCGTAAACGAGGGCGGCATGATGTCTTCGGTAAGTCCGAAACTTCACGGTCAAACGACTTCAGGGCATAATACGTTTTTAACCCCGCCTATATCAGTGGAGGATTTGCACAATTCTCGTGCTTCACGCAATTTTTGGATCCACGTTGAAGGGAAAGGCACTTGGTCCGCAGCGGGAAATTCAGCCCGGCAAAATGCGGATTTCTACACTGAGGATGCTGAAGAGGTTGAACTGGAGGCTGGATTCTTATGGCATCGAGTTAGCCGCAGTAGTAAAGAGCTGAACTTATCGTCCCAGATTACCAGCTTTGTACCCTGCGGTAATGACAAGGTAGAGTTAATGAAGGTTGTTCTTACAAATAACGGAGAGACGCAGCAGACCTTAACACCAACAGCCGCTATTCCATTATATGCAAGATCGGCGGATGACCTCAGGGACCACCGTCATGTAACATCTTTACTGCATCGTATTTTCACCTCTGATTATGGTATTGAGGTACAGCCTGCACTTTCTTTTGATGAACGGGGTCATCGAGTGAATCATACCTCCTATGGAGTTTTTGGAGTGGAAGGTGACGGAAATACACCTGAGGGATTTTTTCCGGTTCAAGAGGAGTTCATTGGAGAAGGGGGAAGTTTGGATTGGCCCGAGGCAGTAGTAGTCAATCGAGCCCCTGATATCATTGCAGGAACTGGTGTACATAGGGAAGGGTATGAGGCACTGGGTGGTATCCGATTTACCACCGTTACTCTGATGCCGGGAGAAAGTGTTTCGTATGTAGTTATAATGGCCATAGAGGATCAAAGAATGGATCTCGAGGCTCTTATAGGGAAATATGGCTCTTCATCGTCTTTTGATCGATTACTGGAGGAGAATAAGGCCTTTTGGAGTGAAAAGGTAAATACTGTTCAGTTCAAAACGGGGGATGCAGATGCAGACCAATGGATGAAATGGGTAACTTTGCAGCCGGTGCTTAGAAGATTATACGGGAACTCTTTCTTGCCTTATCATGATTACGGTCGTGGAGGTAGAGGATGGCGGGATTTGTGGCAGGATTGTCTGGCATTGCTTATTATGGAGCCGGCAGAGGTACGCAACCTGTTATTCGATAATTATGCCGGTGTTAGAATAGATGGAAGTAATGCGACCATTATTGGCCAGCATCCTGGGGAATTCATTGCGGATCGCAACAACATACCGCGTGTATGGATGGATCATGGAGCCTGGCCGTTTATGACCACGATGCTGTATTTAAATCATAGCGGTGATATGGAATTTCTAAATCAAGAGCAAGGCTATTTCCGTGATACTTTCATGAGCCGCTGTCGGGAAAGGGATCATTCCCTGGATCTTAAAGAGGGAAGTGTTCTTAGAACAGCATCTGGTGATATCTATAAAGGCACGATTCTGGAGCATATTCTACTACAAAATCTCGTACCTTTCTTCAATGTTGGAGAACACAATAATATCAAGTTGGAGGGTGCGGATTGGAACGACGGGCTCGATATGGGAGCGGATCGTGGCGAAAGTGTAACCTTTACTTCCTTCTATGGCAGTAATCTTATGGATATTTCGCTTCTGCTGCGCGATCTGAAGGAACGAACCGGCCAAAAGATTATAGAAGTGGCAGAAGAGATTACCATTCTGTTGGATACGATGTCAGAAAAGGTTGATTACGAGTCCATTTCAGGCAAGATTGCCCTGCTGAATCGGTTCTATGCCTCTGCACCTAATAAGGTTTCAGGAGTTAAGGCATCTCTTGATATTGATCAGGTTGCAGATGATCTTGCTCAGAAAGCAGAGTGGATCTTTAACCATTTACGCCAAAATGAATGGGTGGAGAGTGAAGAGGGCGGAGGCTGGTTTAACGGCTACTACAACAATGATGGGGAAAGGGTCGAAGGAGAGTTCGCGGAAGGTGTCCGGATGACACTTACGGGTCAAGTGTTTCCATTAATGGGCCATGCTGCATCTGAGGATCAGGTTCCGCAAATCATTGCCGCAGTGGAACGGAATTTGCTGGATGAAAAAATAGGCTACAGACTCAACTCTCAATTTGGTGGTATTCAGCAAAATTTGGGACGCGCATTTGGCTTTGCTTTTGGGCATAAGGAGAACGGAGCCATGTTCAGCCACATGACCATTATGTATGGGAACGCGCTCTATAAGCGTGGATATGTAAACGAAGGTAGAAAGGTGCTGGAGTCTCTTTATCAGCTTAGTACCGATTTTGAAGTGAGTCATATGTATCCTGGAATACCTGAATATATTAATGAATCGGGCAGAGGGATGTATACCTATTTGACAGGTTCGGCGAGTTGGCTGCTCTTGACCATGGTTACAGAAGTCTTCGGAATTAAAGGCAAGCTTGGTGATCTGTTGTTGGAACCGAAATTGGTAGGGCCGCAATTTGACGCAGAGGGAAAGGCCTCCATCAAAACGATGTTCGCCGATCGCGAGTTAGAGGTCCTCTACAAGAACACAGAGGGCTCCGCTTACGGGGAGTATCAAATATCCTCGGTTCTAATAAATGGCGCTCAGGTGACGCTTCAACGCGTCTCAGAGGGTGTTCTGATTGCCCGGGCGGAATTAACCAGCCTCCAGGCCGGACAATGTCATCTCATCGAGGTAGAGTTAGTAAAAGGTAAGTAG